TATTTTGGTAGTAAGGACTTTTAAGGAAACATTTTgtgctttttcttcaaaaaagtgGGCACTTAAATACTGGTGCCATTTATGAATTTGAATGTGATGTTTTCTACTGACACTTAAGTTTTCCTACATTAAGAGGATAGAAAAAGGAGCTGAGATCTCAAACGCTTTAAATAGTGAGAACttgaaaattgatttaGTACTAGTTTTCTTGACATCCATAATCTTTTAAAGTTAGCATAAGATCACAACATTTTGTGTTCATGTAAACGTCTTCTTTTACTTAAATGGGATATCCACAAACCCGCACATGctagaaataaattgacTAAATGTTTTACATAAAACGTGGTGCCACGTGATGACAAATGTACATTTAACACAAGGAACTAGGTTGCACTGACTCAGTCTCCCTGTATCACCAGTATCCGACATAAATTGTCGCCTACTTGCATTCCACCTAAactttttatctttttccaCATTGTGATGGTACTCCAAAATTGCAAATCACAGAACGGCGTACCGGTAATGGATACCTGCTGCCCTATATGAAACCAAAGCTGCCCTTGTAGAATTCGAGATAGCTTACGCTGTTGCAGATTCAGTTCAATCaagtaaattattaaaaagagaaataattatttgtaTTATAAGGttattaatatatattggATTAACAGCCTATGTATTCACCTAATGTACATATACGATAGTTAAATTGTTGACTATTTTCGCTAAGCACCGAGCTTAAAATGATGCTAAAATTTCCTCATTCGCCTTAGGTTGATTTGGCATATAAAAGTATTTCTCACCCATTAAGTGCCTAAATCGAGCTAAATTTCCATCGTCCACGATAATTTGAGCTCTTCTGATTTAACAAACACCCGTTTTATGTCAGATTGCCTTTTTCTGCCACCAACGTGTGAGACACATTTTTATTCATCAACCGGGTTCAAGCACCCGGGAACACCGGTTAtataataacaaaatttcgAGTCtgatttttcttaaaacttttgcaaattacttttcttttaattatttgaGAAGCTTGTTAGCGATATCTCAatctttgcttttaaaaaaaaaccagtGTTGGAACAGTACAGTATTTCGTAAAGTGGCTGTTATAATTGACCTCActgaattttaaaaaaaaatcggtTACGCATAATCTTTGACagattttgttaaaaagaCGATAAGTTTCCTTTCTCGTCCTTTTGAAGAGgttcattctttttttttttttttaaaaataaaggcacatttatttactaaataCTTATCGCCTTTAAGTGGGCTCTTTTGTTATAATCCAGCAAGAAGTTCaatctatttatttataaggtttttttatgaacgattgaaaatttctttttctttctgactttttcatttgctaTTATTACAATTGCTTCGCCATGCCTTCTTCACAAATAAGCCATCAAGATCCAGAGCTTGGACAAACCTCCTCAGGCTCTTCCAGTATCAAGGAGAAAGCAGAACCTCAGCTCTATGCTGGTCCCATCGACCCTGCTAGAAGGCCCGATGTCTTTCAAGAAGGATTTGAAGATGTTTCTGTCACAGACGACGATAATGATAATGAGTTATTACGGAAAATGGGCTATCAACCTGTGCTTCATCGTTCTTTTGAATTCTTTGAGAGTTTCGCTGCCAGTTTTGCTTCCTTAGATGTCGTTAGTGGTGTTCGCTTGACCTTTAGTTGGGGTATTTCATTTGGTGGTCCTGCTGCATATTGGTCGGCTATGTTGGTAACTGGATTTTGTTCAATCGTTACTGCCGCATGCTTAGCAGAAATTTGTTCTGCTCTTCCTGCCGCAGGTTCTATCTATTTGTGGGCCGCAGAATCTGCTGGTCCAAGATTCGGTCGTTTTGTTAGTTTCTTAGTTGCTTGGTGGTCTACTACCGCTTGGACTACATTTGTCGCATCGATCACTCAATCTACTGCCAATTTCATCTTTGCTGAAGTTAGCACGTTTAATAACCCTTGGCCTACTAACGACAGTGACGTTAAATTTCGTGCTGTTCAATGGATTGTAGCCGAAGTGCTTTTAGTGTTTACTATCCTTCTTAATCAAGTCCCACCTCGTTATTACAAATGGATCTTTAAAGCATCAATGTTATTGATGTTTATCGATTATGTAATGAATATTATTTGGGTCCCTGTTGCTACATCTAAAAAACCTGATGGCTTCAGGTCGGCCAAATGGGTCTTTACGGAAACCATTTATGACCAGGCTGGATATATCAAGGAGGTTGATGATGCCAACGGCAACCCCATCGCTTCACTTTCAAAAATCGTTCCAAAGGGCTGGCAGTGGTGCTTGTCTTACTTTGCTACTGCTGGTGTCATTGTGGGTTACGATGCATCTGGTCATATTGCCGAGGAAACTAAAGATGCCAGTATTAAAGCAGCTCGcggtattttttattctacCGTAACATCTTTTATCGTTGCTTTTAGTCTTGCTATCCTTTATCTTTTCTGTTGTCCTGACCTTGATACTTTTACAGCTATTTTATACAACGACAATTCTCCTCAACCATTTGTCAATTTTTACTCCTATCTTCTAGGACGCGGCGGACACGTGGTTATGAACGTTGTTATTATCCTCGAAATCTTCCTGAACGGTGTAGTTTCAGTTTTAGCTTGTAGTCGATTAGTGTTTGCAGTCTCGCGTGATGGCgttcttcctttttcgAATTGGATTAGTCAAGTAAGTAAAACCGGTCAACCAAAGAATGCTATCACTGTTATCTACATTGTTTCAGCTCTTTTACTTTGCACCATTCTTCCTAGTGCAGTTGCTTTTACCTCCCTTGTTTCCGCCGCTGGTGCACCAAGTTTTGCTGCTTATGCTGTATTGGCGTTTTGCCGCCTCTTTATTACACGCGATAAATTCCCAAAAGGCCGTTGGTCTTTGGGTTGGTTAAGTAAGCCTTGTTTGGTCATTACATTGGTTTACAACTTGTTTGCTCTTGTTGTTAATGTTTCTCCTTATACTTATCCCGTTACAGGTCCTTCTTTCAATTATGCCGTTGTCATTATGGGTGGTGTTTCCATCTTCGCCATTATCTGTACGATTGTAATTCCCAAATCCAGATGGGTCGCAAATAGATATCGCTATGAATCGGATTCTGAACATAGTGCTAGCGTTAAAGAACTCAAGGTATGAGAGGTTCAACtgtttcaatttattatttcgTTTGGGGTTTTggtttatttaattttcagCTTTTTATTCAGAAATTCTATCGTCAttctattttctttttcctttatgTTATACGATAATATATTGAATAAAAGCATTTTCATTCATACTTATACACGTAAAATATCTTTAATTATGTAGTACTGTTCGCCTTGCGCtgcaataataataaattaagaTATGctaatttgttaaataaatagacatgattttattaaaatgcATACACATTCTAATCAAGTCCGGACTAGTACTGAACTATTTAATTATATCTAATAAATGTTGGAATTGAAATgtattattgttttttaggaaaaaattaataaaaaatgctcCTGGTGAGGCTCGAACTCACGACCTTCCCCTGTGTCATAATATGAGAGGGATGCTACCACCGACTGAGCTACAGAAGCTTGTTGAACACCACTAGGAAATATGAATTAATGTAGCTCTTAAAATATGATTTTAACAACTACTgaaatttgatatttgtTGTAACTATGAATACCAAAAATACATCTTTAAAAGCAATGTAGTGAATGGTATTGATTAAATGTGTTTTACTGATAGAATGAATACTTAAAAGAGTCTCATATGCGCACTCTCTCAAGCATTGATACAAACTCCTCATGAATTTAGATTTTAACCTACGACTATTTGCACTTCATACTGCATCCAAAATATTTGCACTGGATAGAGGTTGTATGTTGTTAGCCTGGACTGAAGGCatattattcaaatttcCTCAACTTGGTGATATTGAATATGTCTTTTTGGATTATTCTAATTTATGTAATTCTAACTTTGATAGATGACTATAAgtgaaattaataaaaaattaacagtACATTATATGaccattatttttaatgtCAATAACATATAGTAATATGCATAAGTATATAAAAGTTGTACACGACTTATCGACATAAAGAGAGTTGCTTAGTTCCACTAATCGCACCttataaacaaattgaaTCTTTACTCGAATAAACAAGCTAAAGTTGTGAAAAGCGAAGTGAACTTTTCACTGTTTCAAGATAATCACGTTGACCTACTTTAGgaagtttttaaatacaCTAAGAATTGCAGATTTTCCTAGTTGGTACTTTTGTGTTTTTTGTCAAATCCTTATGACACTTGTTCaaccttttttctttattatataaatGGATTCTGCtaacaaaaatacaaaaatatttgctGAGCAATTGGGTAATGACTTTACAATTTCAGTTGGTATGTAATGCCGTGTGTTTTTAATGGAAGATTAataagttaataaaataaaatacagATGATGAAGATATGGAAATGGAGTATCCGTTGCGTTCCTCTACGCCCACAAAAGTAATAGACGACCAACGAGAAATCTTGCTTCAGAAAGCATCGCGAATCTCTAAATTAGACGAAGCGCTTTGCGAGCTTAATAATGAATCTAATGGCTCAATAGATTTATCTATTGACAGCTTCATACCATCTTACGATGAATTCTTGCATAAAAAACTACTAAACGAGGATACTGGTCATGAAAGCAAAGTATCAGACCAAGTTAAGCAAGTCATCAGCACTCCTATGAGCACCTGCTTTGAGCAGTGGTTCGAAGGAGAAGAACAATCGTCTACGGGGAACAATCAAGATATATCCTACTCTAGCGTCAACTCTCTATCTCCAAAAAGACGAGGCATCTCTCTTATGTCCATTGATGCTAACAAATTGAGTCCTAAAAAAACTTCCCCAAATTCTGGATACATAACATCTCCTTTAAGGCATCCGATTTTACTTTCCGAAACAGAACCTGGAACCccaacaaaaaatgattcACCTGCTTATATCGGATTACCTTCACAACCCAATAGTATAACTACTTTGAATAACACTAACCAGAAATTCCAAGTTCCTGATAATGACAAACCACCTATGTCTTCATTAAATGAACTATCTGCATCCTACAAGCCTATCGTATTCGACTCTTCGCAGCATAAAACTCAAGGCACTGACAATAATGACTCTTTTTACCACGACGATACAAATTGCATTCATCTTTCACGTTTAGAAAAGATTCGGGAGCTTCTCACATTCGTACAGTTGGAACTTAAATATTATGTAGAACCTCTTAAGAAAGAATTACAAGAGACAAAGACTCTATTGGCtcaaaaggaagaagagaTATCTAACCTAAAAGATAAATTACAAAATGCAGGATTATcttaatttattcatttacaTTGATTcatgaattaattttggGTACCTTGTCAAAACAATTTGGTCTGAAGGATAACTGACATAATAGCTCAGCATATTCGACATGAGGAAACTAATTTAGAATTCTCTGTTCAACGACGGCAACATTACTCTATAATTCTAATTTGGCAATGTGCAGTGTTTTAAGTAAACAGTTGTAGGGTTCTCTTAATTGAGTTCACCCAGAGGGAgctattccaaaaattttgtaattttttgagtttGCGTATAGCCGTTAGTGGGCATGTTCATTACTTTTGTCATGCATGTCTTCTATGCACCGTGAGAGTATTGCCGAGCTGGCCAACTTATTCTTAAGATCCTCATTGTCTATTTCGTGAGCTGCAGTTGTAAGTATTTAACATTAGAATAATAGAGAGTTTATACATACCATCTTCCAAAGAGCCCCATCGATTTGTTTGGTACTGAAGTTCTAAGTTCGTCAAAGCGGCAGCTTTTTCAGAGTTCAAATAtccttttaaaatcatGAAAGAAACTATGAAGCTCTTGCAGCAACTAACAGATCTTTCAAAAGCTGCTAGTTGCCAAGAGTTCAGCGAGCTGAGCCAGTTTCTTATGCGTTCGTGTGTTTCCTGCGTTTGTTTATGGGCAATAATACCAGCATCACCATCCAAATAGCTTAATTGCACACCAAGTTTGTTTTCAAAGGTTTCTTTCAGTGGCCAccaattttccttttgctCCTCCAACAATTTCCCTTCATATTCTGTTTCGGGGGAGTAAATTAGAATTGTGTCGGTGTCAAGGAAACGAATTAATTGAGTAGAAAGTAgttccttttcttcttttttgaattgtGATATGTCAATAGCTCTCGAAACTAGGGAAGTAATTGGGAGATTGTGTTGTCGAACAGAGGTTGATGGTAATCGATCCCATTCTAGGGCAATCAAGTGTGCTAGTAACTCCATTTCTTTAGGTACCTTAACAATCTTCCCAGAAGgtgattttaaatttcgTCCATCTAATTGAATCAAGACTTCTCCATTTTGGATTTTGGTAGCTGTATTCTTCCAAAATCTCCTGAATGATGGTTGCGGCAAAGGAGAGGAAGCTTTTGTAGAGTAAAACGAATAGCACGTTTTAAATGACAGCAAGTTTTTGCTGGATAATCTGTAAAATTGTAAAGATCGAAGCATCTtacaaaaatagaaaaaaaagggtaTTCAAGGTGTCTATCTGAGACACTAAAAAATCTTTCGTACTTCAAACTGccaaaatttaatttttaattattgtttAAGAGTTAATTATTATGATATACGTTTTTAGTTGGTGTTCTCCAAAATATTGGTTACTATGTAAGATGAGTCTAACAATATTTTGTCACAGGCATGATGAGAATaagttttaatatttttttctaaaagtagtttttaattaagcaagaaaaaactcttttaaaataaattaatagaCGTTCCTATCATAGTTCCTAAACCGTTGTTTACGTTAGCCGCCTTGAATTTAGCTACGATTAAGACTACTTTTTGACAAACCGTAAATgtaaattgataaattacAATTAGATACTCGGAAAATTAGAAGGaaccttaaaaaaaatcaattaacaTGTGCTGTTAAAAACTTAAAGTTGAAGAATAgatacaaacaaaataaaaccTTTCTATAAATGCTACGGTATTATTCTACATAACAAACTACATTTACTAATcgaataataaaaattagaaCAGGATATTGACTATCAACTCGCGTTATGAAAATCCATCAAAAActcattaaatattattacaaTAAAAACCTTGCGCTGGTACAAAAGAACATGTACATTTTTAATAGCTTAgctataaaaaatgcaagtaattaaaaaatttagccATTTATAGACGTTATACCAaaacctttttcttctccattttcctttttgcaTATTTTGGAGGCTGAAAATTCGGTATATTGGAAGTGGCCAGCTTCTCAGAAACCAAATCTATAGGTTTGggtaattctttttcaaccGTTGTTTCTGCATTCAATCTTCTTATAATTTCACCATCCTGAGACGAAAACAACGATTTAGCTTCACgatcaatttcttcttcctcaaaTTTCCGCTTTTTGGActcctcttcttcaattgaTCCATATGCATCTTCCTTTAAGAGAGCGATTGCATCATCAATGTTAACTCGAGACCTTCGAGCGCTCTTTTCACGTAGTTCGTCGAGTGCATCACTAATTTGCATTTGTCGTTTAGTGTCTAATGTTTTTTGTTCtaatttttccatttcgTCCTCCTCAGGAATGTCATTGCGTTCAGCTaactcattttcttcatattcttgtaatcttttttcatgCCACGGCTCATAATTCCTGGAAGCTCCACTCTCTGCTGCATAATCTGCATGTTTTGGATCGGTTATAAATGTTATTTCAGCAGCACACCTAGTGCAGCGAATATAAAACCTCAATAtatcaattgaaaaatatttttcgcCGGTTTTCTCCTTCCTAGCGTTAAacttttttcctttatatatatactcTCCACAAGTATGACAGCGCATTGAAAATGGAGTCATCAAACGAACAGTCAATTTCCCACCATTTGGTCcttgaaactttttctttttcttaggAGGACGAATGGAAGGATCATAATCGGGCGGGATATACTTGTTAAGTACCTTTCGTTCAGACATTGTTGGAAactatgaaaaaaaaatgaaatgaacGTACGAGAATTGCTTTaccaaattcaaaaaaaaagaataaattaaagTAAGGAAAATTTAACCGTCCTTTTGGGTTGGAATTATTTGACTTTACagatgaatttgaaaatgctaGTTTTATGTGGATATGCGCTTTTTGTAAGCGAATGGCAAAAGTACTAGTACTATCTGTAGTTCTTTGACACTCGATACGTCGCGGTAATAAATTGAATGCGCACATAGCACTACGTAAACATATTTAGTACCATCCTTATATTTCCTTATACAATACCTGAGCTGAGCTATCGAGACGTGAGCAAGCGTTGTTTGTCAATCTTACACCTTCCGGTGTTTTAAGAGTACTTTAGATTCCCTTATAAATTGtgtattatttaaatgCTTCTGATTAATTTTGACTGATCAGTCTCCATAGTACTTTACGCTTACAGCAATAGACAATTAATGGGGTTGTTGGCATTAATGGCAGGAATAGATGATTTATATGAACTTGGTTAAAAATCGCTGTATTTCAGCTTATGTTCGTCTTAGTAAAGTTGATAGCAATGATCATAAGAAAACACCTgctatattaatttatcatATGTTCATTTAAGTAAAGCTTGTGGAAGAACCCAAGTTTAAAATGGTTTAAAAGATAACTGTATAGTAATTACACAATTGTCATTTTTCGTTAGTTTAATAACTAAAGCTTtgtgaaaagaaagactGACTTATATGTACGTATGTAAATCATTAAAACGAGAAGAAAATAGCTAACGATGTCCGCAACTGAAAAGAATGAAAGCTGACCCGGGATATTCTgaacaaatcttttttagCAGACAATATCGAAATGGGATTGCCTCCATATCGAGATAAAGTGTTCAACTGGAGAGAGTATATGTGGAAATGGTACCACcaatttaatgaaaattcaaCTAGATAATGAAGCACCGATTGTTCAAAGTACTATTCTTACAACAACGAACAATTTGATTGAATTgacttcttttaaaataatactccaattaaaaacaaacaaattaagCCGACATTAGCGATATAGAAGTCGGTATACGTTTGTTCATTAGTCTGAGTTGGAAATAACATAACTCAAACAACACCAACGAGTGATATGCTTGGCTATCAAAGTAAAGAATCTAAATGAGTGAAAACTTGAAGAACAGCAGCGACTACCTCAATGAAA
This portion of the Schizosaccharomyces pombe strain 972h- genome assembly, chromosome: I genome encodes:
- the thi9 gene encoding plasma membrane thiamine/proton high affinity transmembrane transporter Thi9; protein product: MPSSQISHQDPELGQTSSGSSSIKEKAEPQLYAGPIDPARRPDVFQEGFEDVSVTDDDNDNELLRKMGYQPVLHRSFEFFESFAASFASLDVVSGVRLTFSWGISFGGPAAYWSAMLVTGFCSIVTAACLAEICSALPAAGSIYLWAAESAGPRFGRFVSFLVAWWSTTAWTTFVASITQSTANFIFAEVSTFNNPWPTNDSDVKFRAVQWIVAEVLLVFTILLNQVPPRYYKWIFKASMLLMFIDYVMNIIWVPVATSKKPDGFRSAKWVFTETIYDQAGYIKEVDDANGNPIASLSKIVPKGWQWCLSYFATAGVIVGYDASGHIAEETKDASIKAARGIFYSTVTSFIVAFSLAILYLFCCPDLDTFTAILYNDNSPQPFVNFYSYLLGRGGHVVMNVVIILEIFLNGVVSVLACSRLVFAVSRDGVLPFSNWISQVSKTGQPKNAITVIYIVSALLLCTILPSAVAFTSLVSAAGAPSFAAYAVLAFCRLFITRDKFPKGRWSLGWLSKPCLVITLVYNLFALVVNVSPYTYPVTGPSFNYAVVIMGGVSIFAIICTIVIPKSRWVANRYRYESDSEHSASVKELKV
- the atp12 gene encoding F1-ATPase chaperone Atp12; this encodes MLRSLQFYRLSSKNLLSFKTCYSFYSTKASSPLPQPSFRRFWKNTATKIQNGEVLIQLDGRNLKSPSGKIVKVPKEMELLAHLIALEWDRLPSTSVRQHNLPITSLVSRAIDISQFKKEEKELLSTQLIRFLDTDTILIYSPETEYEGKLLEEQKENWWPLKETFENKLGVQLSYLDGDAGIIAHKQTQETHERIRNWLSSLNSWQLAAFERSVSCCKSFIVSFMILKGYLNSEKAAALTNLELQYQTNRWGSLEDAHEIDNEDLKNKLASSAILSRCIEDMHDKSNEHAH
- the cwf16 gene encoding splicing factor, whose translation is MSERKVLNKYIPPDYDPSIRPPKKKKKFQGPNGGKLTVRLMTPFSMRCHTCGEYIYKGKKFNARKEKTGEKYFSIDILRFYIRCTRCAAEITFITDPKHADYAAESGASRNYEPWHEKRLQEYEENELAERNDIPEEDEMEKLEQKTLDTKRQMQISDALDELREKSARRSRVNIDDAIALLKEDAYGSIEEEESKKRKFEEEEIDREAKSLFSSQDGEIIRRLNAETTVEKELPKPIDLVSEKLATSNIPNFQPPKYAKRKMEKKKVLV